Within the Thermosynechococcus sichuanensis E542 genome, the region TTAAAGATGAAAGCTATCTCTGTAAGCTCTATAGTGCAGCAGATGTAATGATTGTTCCTTCTCGCCAAGATAATTTGCCAAATACAGCGGTCGAAGCTATTAGCTGTGGCACACCTGTTGTGGCCTTTCAAGTCGGCGGCTTGCCAGACATTGTCGTACACCAAAAAACGGGTTACTTAGCGCATCCTTTTGAACCTATTGATTTAGCTTATGGGATTCAGTGGGTTTTAGAAGACCCGCAGCGCCATATTCAACTATGTGCTCAAGCTCGTGCCCATGCAGTTGAGAAGTTTGCTTACCCTGTTGTCGCTAAGCAATATCTTGCTCTTTATGAGGAAGTGCTAGAGCGTCACCGTCAAGAACAGTCGCCTGAACGCTAGCAACTACCGATCGCCCCAAGGCATCAAGGTCATACCCCCCCTCTAAACCAACAACAATGCGGTGAGTGATCTGTAAGCACTGGTGCATCATCCAGCCATAGTCGGCTTCTTCGAGTTCAATGCTAGAAAGGGGATCGTCGCGGTGGGCATCGTAACCTGCACTGATAATCAGTAGGTCTGGGTTAAATTGCTGCAAAAAAGGAATGACCTGATCTTGAAAAGCGGCTCGGTAGGTTTCCCCAGTAGAGCCTGTGGGCATGGGCAGGTTTAGGACGTTGTTGTGATGCCCGCGATCGCCCCCATCGCCTGTGTAGGGGTAAGCTGGAAACTCATGGAGCGAACAATAGGCGATCTGAGGATGATCCTCAACCAGTGCTTGGGTCCCATTGCCATGGTGCACATCCCAATCGAGAATGGCCACTCGTGTGATCTTTGGCAAACTAAGGGCATAATGACTGGCGATCGCCCCATTGGCCAAGAGACAAAAGCCCATTCCCCGCTCCCGTAGGGCATGGTGGCCAGGAGGACGCGCCAAGACAAAAATCGGTTGCTGCCGCTGTACGGCCAAATCCACCCCATCTAGCCAAGCCTGTACCGCTAACCGCGCCACGCGATCGCTCTGGTCATTGAGATAGGTATCGGGATCCAGCCAGCCGCCCCCCTCTGCCGCAATCCGTGTCAATTGCTCTAAATACACCCGACTATGTACCTTCTCCAGCCACGAGGTTAATCCCTCGCCCACCGGTGTCGGTTCGCGCCACTCTGCTCTTGGAAATGCCTCCTGTAAATGCCGACAGATGGCTAATAGGCGTTCTGGTCGCTCAAAGTGAAACTGGCGACAACGGTGTTCGAGAAAGCGATCGCTATAGATAAAGACAGGGGGAAACATAGGCACTCGGTTAGGCGAGGTCATCCCAATCACCGCTTGTATCACAGAGAAACGTGGGATCGAGTACCTGCTCAAATGTGTAGGGACAAATCTCTGGAAAAACCCGCAGCGGTAGCAGCGTCTCTCGCAAAGCCAAATCCACACCCCCTTCAAAGCCATCGTTGAGGGCTTCAGCCGCCAAGGCACGCAGACTGGGACTCCGACGCAAATGTCGCCGAATTGCACGGCGTTGTTCTCGAATCGTCAGAAACCAACTACGGCACCGTCCTTCTGGTTGGTACTCCCACTTGAGCAAATGCCCAATCAACACAGTTAAGCGACTCACCAGCTCACGATATTCCTGCTTACCCAAGGACTCAACTTCTTTTTGGAGATTTGACCAATCCAAGTCAGCCCATGCCTTATTGGCAAGAGCTTGGCACTGCTGTTGCGTCCATGCATAAAAGTCGGTATCGTAGAGCGCAGGATCACCCATAAGTAGAACCAAGAAACTAGTGAATTATATTGCAACCCTAACATAAGTATGAAAGTTGCTATTATTCCTGCGCGAGGAGGCAGCAAGCGAATTCCTCGTAAAAACATCCGTGACTTCTGTGGCAAGCCGATGATTGCTTACGCGATCAACATTGCTCAAAACTCTGGCTTGTTTGATCGGATTGTTGTTTCCACCGAAGACCCAGAGA harbors:
- a CDS encoding DUF29 domain-containing protein, producing MGDPALYDTDFYAWTQQQCQALANKAWADLDWSNLQKEVESLGKQEYRELVSRLTVLIGHLLKWEYQPEGRCRSWFLTIREQRRAIRRHLRRSPSLRALAAEALNDGFEGGVDLALRETLLPLRVFPEICPYTFEQVLDPTFLCDTSGDWDDLA
- a CDS encoding histone deacetylase family protein, with amino-acid sequence MFPPVFIYSDRFLEHRCRQFHFERPERLLAICRHLQEAFPRAEWREPTPVGEGLTSWLEKVHSRVYLEQLTRIAAEGGGWLDPDTYLNDQSDRVARLAVQAWLDGVDLAVQRQQPIFVLARPPGHHALRERGMGFCLLANGAIASHYALSLPKITRVAILDWDVHHGNGTQALVEDHPQIAYCSLHEFPAYPYTGDGGDRGHHNNVLNLPMPTGSTGETYRAAFQDQVIPFLQQFNPDLLIISAGYDAHRDDPLSSIELEEADYGWMMHQCLQITHRIVVGLEGGYDLDALGRSVVASVQATVLDGDALALPHKEQDIA